The Larimichthys crocea isolate SSNF chromosome I, L_crocea_2.0, whole genome shotgun sequence genomic interval ggaatcggaatcgtaaaaatcttatcaattcccatccctagtgaTATATTAGTTAGATATTAGCtgtggatggattgatggatggacggacagacggatggatggatggagaaagtTGTACTTGTAGATGTTTGTGCAAACTTTTTATCAGGAGAACTTTTGTGGCAAGGACAGTTTGTTGTGAAAATGTTGTCACGACCCGGCTCTagagccatgacaaacacacaagggagACACGGATTGAAGGCcaaaatggaaatgatttaGTGTAAAgaactaaacaaacattttttaccaaaaacaaaccaaagaaacgaTGGGGTgtgtcaatcagtcaatcagtggtgaaggtgcatgtatgcatgaatgaaaatgtgtagaTGTGAGATGTTGGGTGCcataagaacaaagaaaaccaaaaaccatgAGGCAGCCTGGAGAGGTGGATGGAGCCTgccagagagtgagagagagagaaagagagttaaTGGGTGGAGCTTTATACTCTCCCTAACTGGGGCCCAGGGgtttccaccaatcagctggGTATTGGAGCACACACTCAATTATACAGGGAACCGTCacaatgtatatatatagtagtattttttttcttttttggttgaAGGGTCACTCTTGACCTTGTATTTAACACGTTTAAAACtcacaaagttttttttgaGACACTCAAAGGACAGATTTGGAGTTAACAATCACTTTAAAGTAGTAATAAACACCAAATGAGAATTAAAAGAAGAGTtagaagaaaacagaggaatCTTAATGCCTGCTTGCGAAACCTGCCAAAAATGTCAGGAGCTTTCAGTGACCTCTCACAGAGAATTAGCAGACAGATTTTCATGAAGCTCTTGATGATGACAACTGGATTATCACAGACGACTGCGCAAATTTCATTCGCTAATGAAGGCCTGTAAACTCCAAAAGAAAGCCAACAAGGGGACCTTGAGTCAAAtaaaatttttatttgattgcCTTGTTCATTCATCAGACTTCGGTCCATCTGGTTTATTAGCAAATTAAACTGGTTATTTGTTTTTGGAGTATTTATTTGCTCCTTCGTGGAGATGCATCTTTAAGGAGTTAATCATGTCTTTTGAtgatttttacagattttcctcATCTAAGATCTGATGTTTTAGTATTTTCAACATCTTTCCATACCATACCCAAATAACAATTAGCTTTGGTTGGCCAACATTTACAAACCGTGATAAATTCACCACTTGGACCTGCTACACAGCCATATGGACCTGCAGTCATCTCACAATGGGAAACAGAGCAGAGTgtcagagagaaacacactttATGATCTGATCATCAGAGATATTATGCAAGACACTGATAAGTCGTATAACAGTCCTGGATCAGGGCGAAGCAGCAGCTTGGATCACCCCCTTCAGCCTATTTGTTAATCTTTATTCCTTTTGTGAATTCACTTTTTGCCATTTGGATTTAATTcgtaaacaaaacaacacactgctGCCATCTGCCTCGGTTTCTGCTCACCTCGATTAATCTTCACTCCACGACGTTGAACTCATACCAATCATCTTAGCCGTGCTCTCTTTTTGGGCACAGGATTTTGTGCAGCACTCGGggtcacagaaaacaaaatacattggAAAGAAATTAATGTAGTTCACATACAGTTTCCCATAGAGACAATCACGACTGCCATGTTACATTCGCTCTTTGTTGATATTATTGGACCATGATGGATCTAATAACCTTGTTTACTTGACCTTTCCTGAAAACACTGCCGAGCAGCTTGCTGTTGATTTTGTCTGACTCCTCGCTGTGTGCTTTGTTAGAATCACAAAGTGACTTACACTTCTCTTGTGAGTATGATTTTCCTGAAAGCCTTCATGAGACCACAGTAGAAATTTTATCGATCCTTAAGTCATGCGGGAATTacacaaaacattcattcaacAAAGACTATCGGGCTTTGATTCGTAGCTGCGGATTCAGTCTGAACGAGGCCTAGAGGAAGGTATGTATCAATACAAGGCCGGTCTTTATGTCTAAATGAATGGAGGGCATGCTTTCAGGTTTGTAAGCCAAGTTCAGTGCACAAATGGCTTCCAGTGTTGGTCATTGATGCGAACAATGAACTGCATCCCAGCAGCTTTGTCACTTTCCTGTAATCTCACGATAGTGTTTTCTATTAACCACATCAATCCCACGTTCTTTCTCCAAGGCATTGTTAATTTTGGATGACATGAAAGAGGTTTCCCTTTAATAGTCACACTTTGCCTGTGAGTCTATTATTATACAGTACACAGTCTATTTCATGTTTTGGTGCAAATAATAGCAGCCCTGCTTCTCCATgagctttctttatttttccactttcaTGTCAAGTTCAAGTTTATGATTAAGTTTGCCTGTCATTGTGGACAGTGATGAACTGTTATTGatttattcagatgtatcaTTCTTTAATGATGATTGTGTTATTGTTAGTGCCTGTATGTCTTTCACGTTGTTTGCTTGGACCTGTTATTTAATCCAATCGAACGCGTacctgcaaagagaaaaagcaatGCAGAAAACTGGAGATTGTAAATTTGATAAGTAAACCGGAGCCAAGTTGTACtccagagaaagaaagaaaaaatgtcttaGTAGTACCACATTTTTATGAAGCATTTACATGACACTGTGGAATAATTTTTACAGACCTTTATGAGCTGTAAAAGTGATACAAAGCCCCTTTAGTGctttaaaaagcagcatttaATATAAGAGCCGGCCACATAGGCTCAAAGAAAAGTACCAAGATCTAACTACTGGAAAGAAGTTTGAGCCTTATAATAATGCAACATCGCGTATGATCTACAGCACAGAGAAAGCTGTTTAGCATATTCAGAGTTGGTGACTTGCACCTCAGCACTCCGCACACTCATCTGTCTTGTAAAAGCATGCAGTCAAGTCGTGTTGCAGAGGATTTGTGGGCCTATTTAAAGtccaaataaaagcaacaaGTGTTCACTCGCTTTCCGTAAGCAGTCACAAGACCTCAACCCCCAATGAACATCTTAGGGACCgtttgagaaggaaaaacatCCAGACATCACAAGACAGTCTCTGGGATGCTCTAAAAGAGAGCTGGAATGCAAGCTTTCAAAAATCTAAAGAACTGGTGGAAAAAATGTGCGAGTGCACGTGAGCTCTGATAGTGAAATCGATTTTTTTGAAAAACCCAGACCAGTATCACTGACTGGCTGAGACGGCGAGTAGAAATCAGATAAATGGCTGTATGTAAAGACCCCTGAGGCACATCTGTGATAgagtgctatataaataaaactgacttgacttgtATGTAATCCAGGTTTCCATGCTGTGTCCACAGTGATGAAGATAAACCTTTCCTGGTTGGCCCTCTAtccaaacagcttttttttaaaacacactcgAGAACCGAAATCTTTCAAATCACTCACCAGCATGAATGAATCTGACAACACACCGTCTGCCATTATGtaggtgataaaaaaaagagagcattcagaaaacacagatgtatGCCTGTTATCTTTCacagacctgttttttttttacttttgtaaagcaacaacatgaacaagcctccagctgctccttgtgatcattcattttttattttcttatagCTGATCACACAATAGAGGTGATGGCATGCTGTGTCTTTATGCTGGCAGATGACTACATCAGTATAAAGCAGCGTTTTGATTGAGGATCTCGATGCAGCAGGTAGTGGGGGTAGGTAGCATTAATAAAGCCTGACAGGTTCAGTTCATTTTACAGTTCTGCAgttgtctgaaaataaaaacaaaacaatgtgtcaaagaaaaacagttgTACTCAACACAAGAGGTTTGTGATCATGCAGAGTTGGAGGTGACCTGCGGAGAACACGCACCGAGTGGCTAGACTTGTTTGTCAAAATTGTTGGATTGTTGTTGATTTGACCCCGACTCCTGACCAGGTTATGGCCGCAATGCCAACTGAAAGATGAGGATGCAGGAGATGTTTAATCATTTCTATTTTGTATGGAAAGTAAACTTTTGAAAGCACCACGATGACCtttgaaatgtgagaaaatggaTAAGTCTCCACATGACATCGACtagacagacttttttttatccacatttTGAAACCTCTTTTTATGCAATAATCGGATTTCTTGTGTgcatgcaaataaacacagtcaCCAATTTGGTCCTGACAACAACACCAATGATTTCTATCAGTGGTTCAGTCTTAAGAAGCACATCAGTCACAGTTTGCTTCCTCGTGGCACTGGCCTGTTGGATTCATTACATTCTTGCAGTGTGGTGCCGAAGGGTATTATATTAAATCCACATTCTTGAGGCCTATGAGTGTCTTGATTAATTTGCACTCTAGTGGAAACCTTTGCTGAAGATCAAGATCGAGTCAGATCATGACAGTCCTCTTCCTTACACCTGGAGACATAACacgtctgtttttttattcacactttCTTTTACTGTCATACCAGCTGCCAAACAACTCACCTAAAAAACTAGGCACACGTACAGCTGCCGCCCCTGTTCATAATCCTCATCATCTCCCCAGCATGCACCTGTTCGCTCGAGTCTACGTTCCCCTGGGGGTGGGGGAGTTATTATTGCTTATGGGAAGCATCGAGGTCAGAACGAGTAAGGGAGAACACAGTGATCACCTTCTCTGTGTCAGACAAGGCAGGCGTGCGTTGATCACATGAGCAGTGTGGATTTACCGAAAAGGTGAGACTTGTGTCTTTCCATATTTTTccaattaaaaagaaacagctcAGTATTTCTGCTATCGCTACCTTCTCTGTGGCAATCGACTCTTTGCTCACCGGTTCctactgaagatgtaaatctgTAACAATGTGTCACAAATACTGAATATATTGCCCAAAACAGATGGGTGCTGTAGTGTTTGGCAAATGTTACTCACACAGGAGGGCATGTTGTGCACATTATTTAAGGGATTTTGGCTTCAGATTAATACATATTTGGTCGTGTGGTATTTATAGCAGCaggactcaaaataaactacactgCCCATGTTTATTGTAATGAAGGAACGGGTCAGTACGGCTCATCGATGTGGTTTTAATAGATTTTTGGACAATTGCAGAGCAGTGAAGACACATGTGAGGTGTTTGCGTGGGAGAAAATGTAGAATATAATCAGTGTTATCATATAATTAAATCAAACTCATAATGTATTATACCTCGAGTCATCTTTGGCCACACAGTTTAACAATACAGAAATAGAATTAATGTGAGGGAGAGTGTGTGATATTTGGATTAAGTTTGGGTGTGGACGGTGGATGAGCAGAAGTTTAGTAGAAGCCACCCTACTTCTACTCCCACAGGGTAATATTTTCAAGCGTAATATCAATGTCGTTGCGACAGCACTGTGCCACCGCAGCGTTTTAGCGTTAACAAGTGAAGTTTTTATAGTCAGCGATGGTTCACCAGCCATAATTCTCCACCCGAGCACCTTGAAAAGTGCTGTAAAACCAGCCCCACTTACTCTACATGCAATGATCGTCTTTAAGGTTTCAGCAGTGGAGCAATGAATTTGTCAGGTGTGCATCTTTTATAATCTTGTCGTGATGATGGCTAATGTTATAATGTAAGGGgacggaagaaaaaaaaaagtttggctTCTTCCCTGCAGACCTGAGACACAAAGTAAGGAATCCATAATTTGATTTATGTCGTCTCCTGTGGGACTCGGAGGGATTTGCTTCACTGAGGAAAGACAAGTCAGTACAAAGGAGAGGTGAGGAAAAAATTATGTAATTTATGTGTTTGCACAAATCATAAAAGGTTCTGCTGTCCAACCATTTTTTGAATCAGGACtggaatgtgttttttgtgcagaACAGGTGTTGATTATAGCAGTGGATgcaaagaggagggaaagatgAGATGCTTAAGCTTCATTAATGAGAACTGTCAACACACACGCTCTAAGATCTCACTTTGAACAGAtgctgagaagagaagagagacaagagaataactttatttttcaacaaaAGAGGTTTCCattcaaaatgacattttcctcAGGAATGTAACATTACGAGTACGTTCATACCGTGGATGGAATTTCTACTACCTGCCTTCTTTTCTCATATTCATACACGTGTTTATGTTCTGATTTCATGTGGAGATTCAAATAAGTTTAATAGTTTAAAAGTTCAATACTGGTGTTCAGCAGTGGCGGCATTGGCGATTGTCCTTAGCTGATGCTGTCCTGCCGTTTTAATTCAATTTGccatttatataataaattatcTTCTGGCAGGACTTAAAGgaagagtttgacattttgggaaatccGCTTAATaactttcttgccaagagttggAGAAGATGGATAACGCTCTCATGTGTAGAGCTGCAGCCAACTTAGCTTATCTTaccataaagactgaaaacagagggagacgGCTCTGCCTCGAGTTTAACAAACCTACCTAACATTATTACAACATTAtgtcatgaaatataaaaactacaCATGGAGTGTACATGATACTGCTAGCTCATGCACAGCAACTTCCTAGAGACTTTGTCTGATGCCTGGAAACTTCATGATGACAGCAACAGTGCTTCAGATTAgacaaacaacatgtaaataGTGAGCTTTGGACAGAGTAGACTAGCTCTTTCTTCCCATCTCTTACTGTGTTCTATATTTAGGCCCATGTGCATTGGCATTGGCACATTAGCGTCACATATTTGCTGTGTCAGGGTGATCCAGTCCAAAGAGTAAGAACTGTCAAAGCTTTACTCAAAGCAATCACATTAAATAGGAACAAAAATTGCAAAATTGTTCAACTGTGTCCATaactttcaaatcaaattagaCCGAGGATCTATAACTCCCAAAGCATTTTGGCCTTgcgacagaaaaaaaaaaaaatctatcattCATAAAACTGCTGTGACGACACATTGATACTTTAGAGGAAATTTAATACAGTTTATAAAATCAGCAGTCGGAATCTAGAGTTGAGAATCAAAGTTAAGAATCAAACAAGAACCAAGGCTGAGTTTGAGGTCTCATCCAGGGTCACTTTAATGGATGATCGTTTGTTCTTTGTACCTCTGAAAAGCAGTCGACCCACTGACGTCTGCCTGCAAGAGGTCACATTAGTCACAGTATGTCCCATACCATCAGACAAACCTCGGTAGACTTCCACAACACCATAAATGACAGAATGTCTCAttttcctctgtcctttctgctgcttcacttgGCATCCTCTAGCAGCCTGCTACAGTCATAAATAACTTAAGAGCTTgtaaaaaacactgcaaagaGCAAAGTCATAGTTTATCAAAGCTAAATCTTGGATATTACCTTTGCACCACTGAATGATTAAAAGCCTGAACGCCATTCAGGTATTACTTATGGTTGTTAAAGCAAGAAATAAGAACACTGGtggaataaattaaaatgaaagcaGTCTCTggaaaactgtttgtttgacaAAGCTTAGATTACTGACTATCAAAGTACAGGCTAAGTTTTTGGGAAAACAATTAAAAGTACACAAGTATACCACACAATAgctatctgttttttttttttaaccatcgatgtttacattcagtgatAACTCATCCCACATTGGTTAATTATAGGTTATGGCATATACATTTTACCATAGACTACAACAGCCATATAAACTTTGACCAGTAGATACAGtaatcttcacttaaaaaagtgacaaatatcAACAATACCAAACACTGAAAAGAGCCATATATCAAAATCAGAGCCAGATTAACCCACTGAGGCAAAAATAAGCGGTGGGCCGCCCCTTAGCTTATGAAAGTTAGTTTCTGATTATCTGATTACACTCAAATTTATTTAGGAACAGTGTAAACAGTTGTATAATGTGATATTTGGCTCTTGAGgaggtgtcatttttttttacaaatagatTCTTTTAGCTGCATTATGGGAGATGTAGGATCCAGAGTTTTGGAGCGAGACTAATACTAAGgattaaaaagtcagaatatctCAGCCTCTGTCTTTGGCACATCACTACAGTGCCCAGTTAAACGGTATTAAAACTAGATTTTCATAAATATGTGGCCTCGAGATCAGGTAAAAAATGCAGAAGCCACCTGcctcagttcagtttattttgtgttcatgtgAATATTGCCAAACAACATTGCATATTAAAATTTTTTCAGAGAAATAACCTAAGGCCACACGGCCCAGTTGCTCACTTTGCCCAGCTGGTAATCCAGCTTTGATCCGAAGAAAAAACAATGTCTACAATCTttgcacacagcacagagaagaaTAATATGACAGTATGGTGCGCCGCTTGAACGCATGGAGATGTTATTTGTGTACGGGACACACAGTACATCACATTTAGTGCTCCAGTGCCACTGTAAACACACTTAATAACTCTGGTGACTaaggaaaatgtaaatataatttttcCTGTACATTGCGTTTCACTTTTCATTATGAAAATGTACATAGCAAATGACATGATATCGATGCAAGAGCATTACCTGTCCttgacagtgtttttgtctctttgtctctgcagcatcACTGAATCTGTCATCTGGGTCCATTAGCAGAAAATAGGTCGTTGTCACAAAAGATGCTCTTCAAAGCTCGAACACATAAACAGCTGCTGACCAGTGTGAGTGATtagttttacattaaaaacaaaaaaaaacaggcaccGCATAAAGAACAGtatacattaaaacaacatcCTAACACCACCGCAGTACTCTTAAGATGAAGACAACCAACACTGTTTAAATCAGTACATATAACTATATGATTTCACCAAATCTTCTCAAACCTGTCTGTATTTGTTGAACCTGACAACAGGATGTTGAAATCATTGTAACTGCAGCTCAGGAGTTTTTaccaaagagagaaagaaggaggatCTATTTAGGATCAACTGTGTCACCACAAGCCTCTTCTGACAATCCTAAAATATTGTTGCTTGTCTTTATTTTGGGTGTAAAGGAGTCTCAAGAGTTTAATGCTGCATTTTCCAGCGATTAGAGCCTAGAACGAACCGAGACTATAGAGTAAAATAACAGGCTCTGAATCTGTGTTCATGATGAGAAACCCatatttctctttaaatgttatatttacaaCAAGCATGGTAATATTGCATGTAATTTTGTCATCAGATAAACATTTTACTTGATAATTGGGATAACATGGTTTATAAGCTGTAACTAAAGACTTTATAATGGTTAATAAAtctaatatttttaaaaaatccgcCATTAATCAGAACAGACTCCCTCTGGCTAGTTTGGACCAAAATCTGTCTATCTAACATTTACAAAGCTAAACTCAATTATTAAAACCTTTCATTAACGACTTGTTATCATTAATAACTGCTAATTAGAAAGTGAGAAACCCTTGAGGATTTGCTAACGGATCAGCAACATGTATAACTgcattattacaaaatgtaaatgaagtgtCTCCAAAACTCGCACTTATTTATTACCTTATCAtttagcttattttttttaccttaataAATTAACTGGTTTACTTATTAGAAAGTATCGAAGCTGTCATGATGTGCAAAGCTAATATTTTTCATCAAACAACAACACCTACAGCTATGAAGTGGAAAATATATCACAAGCCCTCAGAAAGCTGTAAGACAGATGgtggaaaacacatttcacacttgAATCTGTTAATGTTTGTCAGTGAAAGTGACCCAAAGGCTGCACTCCAGTGCTGTCACTAACATAACACTGGATGTAGCCTGTGGTTGATGAAGTTAATGAAAGCTTCtagtccaaaagaaaacaagaaaaagagaaaagaaagagccaCATCTGAGTCGCTCCTCAGCGTCCCTTCTCATCTGTGCATCTTTGAAAGTCAGTGCTGATATTCCCTCTAGTTTTAGCTCAGAGATAGTTGCCTTCCTTTTTAGtgtccctctcctccctccgaGCAGTAGATGTTGTGGCTTTTGCCTTCGAGTTTCTGTTGACtacctttgtttttgttgttgtttttttggtgcaaAGGGACAGAACATAGAGACATAAAATACATAGAAAGGAGTATACAAGGTGAAAAAGCAACACGtataacattttcaaaaagaagGAAAcgattcaaaataaattaatacgttcaaataaaaacaataaaactataGATATCATGATGATGGTAATAAAGATAATATATGCAAGGCAGTTAAAGTCGCTAAGAGAGGTTATGCAGGACaaaacatgtatgtgtgtgcatttatgatgaaaaagaaaagaagaagatgcaaagagaaggaaggatgaGCAAATACactaaaaaacagaataaaataataataaataaactaaagttgactaaataaaaaagacacCTCTGGCGACAGTACAGGGTACAAAAGCTCATGTAAAGGTCAGGTGGGTTGGAACCGCTAGTCACACAATTATTTATTACTGTGGTTTGCTTAGGGCTGTACATAGACCCCTGGGAGAGTGCTGGCCTCTTGCAGATACTTAAGACAACTTTCAGGATCTGCCAGGACAGACTACAACAATCCCCCCTGAGGAAACAACGGCTGAGCCAGAGGTGCTGCCTCCTTGCCAACAATGGGGGATAATCTCCTTAAACTTATTACCCATAACTGGGAAAATattgagaaaataaatattttgaaagataaaagAATGAGAccaaaaaaaggacatttaatCCGTCACTGAACGAGGAAAGGACAAATGGGGATGggttaataaatacataagcAGGCATAGAGAAGAAAGTTatgtaaatgaatgaagcaGATGAAAGAGTGGAGCAAGCAGGTTGATCTTAAGTGTGTGAGGTgtataaaagtaataataactgtcctctctgctgtttgcaATAACAGTCAATCAAAAGAGGCGAAGTGCTAGGTAGATGAACacttaatataataatcataataatcagaACAAGTCATCAGACGAGGGTGGATGTGTGAAATGGAAGTTCATCCTTCAAGTATGAGTAAAGAGAGATGGTCGTGGAGGACTGAAGGGGAAAAGCAGAGCCCCCCTTTCTTGCAGGGAAGAGTTTGTTCTGCAGCTGGCGTGTGGACAGACACTGGTTTCATCAGCAGAAGGAGGTGGTTGTTATTTTGAGGCATGATTACATGTGACTGCGATTGAGTCAGTCAGTATTGCACTGCAGATGTCAAAATCTTTGACATTACTTCTatgttacttttctttttcagtcaaACTGATATTGCCGCTCAAGTTTCACACCCAGTTTTTTGTACAGCGTCATTTTCCGACTTATTTACTTGAAAGAGCTGAAAAATATTCACAAGGCAACAccattcacatttacatgtgcatatatatatatatatatctagaaatattatatatttcttatcAGATGACTGTACAGCGGTAGTTGGGATCATTGGTGGTACTGGAACCATCCGTTTTGACCACCGTGATCTTGGATAAGTGGGAGCTGAACAGCTTGTTTCTGTGGCAAAGACGCTCGCGGTAATTCTGAGCGAAGATGAGCAACATGAGTGGGTTGATGCAGCTGTGGGAATAGCTGAGGCAGATGCTGATGTTATAGGCGTACACAAAGGCAACAGTGGGGTTGTTGTTGGTCAGGTTGACCACCTGAATGACGTGGTAGGGCGACCAGCAGATCAGGAACAGAGCGATAACCATCAGGACCATTTTGGTGGCTCTTTTAGCCCAAACAGATTGCTTACGTTTGACCCGACGGATGGAGCTGAAGACATGGTACAGGGTGAGGGAGTAGAaggtgctgatgatgatgagagggATGATGAAGCCCAGGATGGACTGGTAGAGAGTGTACCAGTACATGTCCTCAGGCCCGTCCAGGTACATCATACACACCTCCAAATGACCTCTGCGCACAACCTTGGCATACAGCATGACCGGGACGGTGAGGAGGAAGCTGCCCAGCCACACCAACAGGTTAATGATGACAGTCCACTGGATTGTCCTCTTCTCCGAGGTGGGGTGGACAATAGCGATGTACCTAAAAGGAAGAAGTCACTTTTTAGAGCTAGACTCAAAAAATGATGGATGCGACTTTGCTTAAGTGCATATAAAGAACATTAGCTTTGCTTGAAGAGGTCATTTTCATACTTGACAAGCTCAGAGAATCATATCAGGCAAGGCTGGGATGATGAAATGTTAGTGTGCCATGTTAGAGATACGCTCTCAATATTCTACGTGCTCAGTGAAGTGATGAATACGGTGACAAATTAGGATAATTTAGACAGGGTGACTTAGCGGTAGAACATGAGCACATTTCCATTTGGATACTGCATATGATTGTGTTTCAATTTGAGAAGCCGCTCGGCTAGTTCAGTCCAAATTGACCTCCAATCTTTAGGACATTTACGAGACATAAATGACCACTTTGTTATAACTTATACAAAGTGTCATTTGCTGTAAGTGGAACAAATTACTTATTTCCACTTGCTGTCTACATGTCACTCTGTGGTCGTGCCCGGTAAGATTTAACGGGCGTGGAAACAATTAAGATGGCAACGTTCTTTTCAATTTTCTGCAGGAGATCCTGCTAAATTGCAATTATCTTAGACCATAACTCAGGAGTTTAGCATTCTGGTTGTTAACAGAAGCTGTTGTCCGCTGTTggagttaaataaatatattttttagcaTCATGGGGGAATCATGAATCATGAATTAGATATTGATATGATCAAAACTTACACTTCAGACATCCCAAAGTCGAGAAAACTCAATGTTTTATGCTCTGAGGTTGATAGATGTGCTTACATTAGTTTAGACTCATACAAAGGAAGAATCAGTTGCAATAAAGGGCATCAATTGGACCATGTGCATGTAGATTACTGATTGCTGTTGTGTATCTATGGTTATCTTTACAGCATCCACACTATTATTAAGCCTATATAAAGTTGGTGTCAACAAACACTCTATACTTTGTATTTTACCTTGCTATAATTGGAAACAGTGTCATGTCGATACCCTCAAAAACCACCATGACATGAAACACAGTCTGACACAAAAAAGTGGATCAagcaaaaataactttttcctGTGTTGATTAAAACAACCCTCTCTTTG includes:
- the mchr2b gene encoding melanin concentrating hormone receptor 2b; this encodes MNNTDIFCKNNQTLNFTDPACSNSTSKSYSHVDITTFMHIFPTIYGILCSVGVIANGLVIYAVKACKKKMVSDIYVLNLAIADMLFLLVMPFNIHQLVRDRQWVFGNFMCKAVVVVDVSNQFTTVGIVTVLCIDRYIAIVHPTSEKRTIQWTVIINLLVWLGSFLLTVPVMLYAKVVRRGHLEVCMMYLDGPEDMYWYTLYQSILGFIIPLIIISTFYSLTLYHVFSSIRRVKRKQSVWAKRATKMVLMVIALFLICWSPYHVIQVVNLTNNNPTVAFVYAYNISICLSYSHSCINPLMLLIFAQNYRERLCHRNKLFSSHLSKITVVKTDGSSTTNDPNYRCTVI